One Microbacterium marinum genomic window, TCAGAAGCCGCGCGGCACCGTCCGGCGTCCGGGCGTAGAGATCCTCCGGGCCGGAGGCGTAACGGAAGTATGTCGTCGTGGGGACGTGACCCGTCACGCGACCGCGGGGGGAACCCACCGACCGGAGTGCCGCCGACCCAAGCGGAACGACCTGGTCCACCGCCTCGTCGCCGTCGTGATGGGGCCACGTCACGAGCGCATACACCTTCGTCGACCACGAGGTCCGCGCGTAGGAGACCGGCGCGAATGCGACGGCCGGCGCGCCGATCGCCTTCCACTGGTCGCGGGTGAGTCGGTGCACCGTCCCGTCCGTGCGTACCTCGTAGATGAAGCTGTTGGTCTTCCACGGCGTCCGGTAGTAGCCGAACACCGTCACCGGCTCGACGGAGGGTGTCGGGCTGGGAGCGACGCCGGGTGACGGCGCCGGGGTCTGCGCTGCGGCGACGCGCGTCCCGGCGCCGGCGTCCGCGTGAGCTGCCGCGGGCGGTACCGCCTGCAGCACCGTCACCGCGAGCAGCATCGCGACGGCAGCGCCCGTCAGACGCAGCGACTTCCCCCAGCCGACCATCTCTCCCCCTTCGTGCGAAGGCCCGGCCGGATCGCTCCGGCCGGGCCTTCGGCTCGCTCTCGCGTCAGCCGACCTTCAGCAGGTCGATGATGAAGATGAGCGTCTTGCCACCGAGGAAGTGTCCACCCGCGGGGCCGTACGCCAGGTGCGGCGGGATCACGAGTTCACGACGCCCGCCGACCTTCATGCCGGGGATGCCGTCCTGCCAACCCTGGATGAGTCCGCGCAGCGGGAACTGGATGCTCTCCCCGCGGTTCCACGAGGAGTCGAACTCCTCACCGGAGACGTACTCCACACCGACGTAGTGGACGGTGACGGTGTCGCCGGCCTTCGCCTCGGCGCCGTCACCCTCGATGAGGTCGCGGACGACGAGGTCGGTGGGGGCGGGATCGAGTGGAGCGTCGATCTCGGGCTTGGTGCGGTCTGCAGTCATGCATCCATCCAACCGGAGGAGGTGGCGGGGGTCAACGCGGCTCAGGCCTGGACGGATCCCTGGAGGTCGAGCTCGATGGTGATGTCCTTCCCCACCAGCACACCGCCGGTCTCGAGCGCGGCGTTCCAGGTGAGGCCGAAGTCTTCGCGGTTGATGACGGTCTTCGCGGTGGCGCCGGCCTTGTAGTTGCCCCACGGGTCGGTTCCGAAGCCACCGAAGTCGACGTCGAAGGTGACGGGCTTGGTGACGTCCTTGATGGTGAGCTGTCCGTCGACGAGGAAGTCGCCACCCTCGTAGCGCACACCCGTCGACGCGAAGGTGATCGTCGGGTAGTTCTCGACGTCGAAGAAGTCCGCGCTGCGGAGGTGACCGTCGCGGCCCTCGTCCTTCGTGTCGATCGAGGCTGCGTCGACCTTGGCCTCGAGGGTCGCCTCGAGCGGGTTCTCGGGCGCCGTGAGGGTGGCTTCCTTGATGGCGAAGTGCCCGCGGACCTTCGAGATCATCATGTGGCGGACACTGAAGCCCACCTCACTGTGGGAGGCGTCGAGCACCCAGGTGCCCGCCTTGTAGCCGGGGATGTCGAGCGTGGTGGCGTCGGTCATGGTCGTCCTTCGTTCTTGGGCGTCCGGCGTTCGCCGGCTGTCAGAGGGTTGAACCTCACGGCATCCGATTGTATTTCCATGAATGCAAATTTCTGGTCAACGTCGGATGGCCGGGAGGGGTCTTGACATCGTCCGGAGCCAGGCGGACCATGTCTATAGGCCAACTCAGCGCCCGGAAGACTCGCAGGCATCGCCGCGGCACCGGGCGCTGAGTCTTTCTCAGCCCGAGGATCGTCGTCCGTGGTTCAGCGGGCGAGCAGTCGCTCACGGATGCGGGTCGCGCGTTCGAGATAGACGCGTTCGTCGTCGGCGGCCCGTGCGTCTCGCCCCGTGACGACCCGCTGCCTGGCCGCCGCGAGGGACGTCGCCTCGCGGATGAAAGCCCGCATGAGCCCAGCACGATCGCCGGGGAGCGTGCGCGCCCAGGCGATCGCCCTGCTGCGTCCCGCAGGTGTCGCGAGCATCTCCACCTCGGCCGGCGAGAACCATCCGACCGCCGCGTACTCGCCCAGCCTCTCGCGCGTCAGCCGCGCCTCCTCCCGGCGCAGCAGCACGATCGCGAGGATGAACAGCGCGAACAGCGGCACTTGGAGCGTGACGTACAGCGCGAAGAAGTCCGCGAGCATCGCCGACCCGTTCCAGAACGCGTGGAGCACGGTCCCTGCCACGACGCCTGCCAGCCAGGGGCCGAGGGCCGCCCCGCGGGAGAGCCCGGCCCGCGCCGCGAGTCCGACGCCGTATCCGATCAGGGCCGTGAACATCACGTGCGCGAACGGCGAGAGGATGCCGCGCAGGAAGAACGTGGTCGCGGCGTCGGCCGCTCCGCCGGTGAGCAGGCTGTCCGCGAAGTAGAGGATGTTCTCGGTGAAAGCGAACCCGGCGCCGACGAGCGCGCCGTAGACGACGCCGTCGACCGGGCCGTCGAACGAGCGACGCGCGGCGACGAAGAGGATGAGGACCCCGAGACCCTTGGCGACCTCTTCGACGATCGGCGCCTGCACGACGGAGGAGATGACATCGGGGACCGCAACCGGACCCAGGACGAGGACGACGAGCAGGTCGACGGCGAGCGCGATCGCCACGGCGGCGATGGCACCCCACGCGACCGCGAACGCCACGAGGCCGCGGGGCTCGGGCTCCCACCGGTCGATGAGGCGGATCGCGAACAGCACGATGGTCAACGGCACGAGCGCGAGCAGCCCCGCCACGATCGCCGCCTCCGCACCCAGGAAGGTGAGCATGTAGGCGACCAGCCCGGCGCACACGACGGCGAGCACTGCCGCCAGCACCCACAGCACGACACGCCCGCGCGAGGTCGAAGGCACGGGAAGCGCCCGGTGCGCAGGAGCCGGCGGCGGTGTCGTCGGCGAGGACTGCGGAGGCTGCGCCAGCGGCGACGGGAACGTCATGGCGATCAGCCTAGGGGCGCGGGAGACCGTCGCCCGCGGTGCGCTCGCCCGTCTCACGCCGACCCACGACGGTAGCCTGGAGGCATGCGCTTCGCCCACATTGTTCTCGACGGTGCCGACGAACCGCAGCTGGTGCTCATCGACGAGGATCGCGCCGCCGTCGTGTCGACGCTCTTCGCGGGCGCCCCCTCGACACTGCAGGCGCTCATCGAAGGCGGTGACGATCTGCTCGACCGCGTGCGGGAGCACTCGCCTCGCGCCACGTGGCATCCGTTCGCCGGTGCCGAGTTCGCCTCGGCGATCTCGGGGAACCCGGTGACGATCGCGATCGGCCTCAACTACGCCGCCCACTCGAGCGAGCTGGGTCTGAAGGCGGATGCCGCGCCGACGGTGTTCACGCTGTGGCCCGGCTCCCTCAGCGGTCACCGTCACACGACGACGTGGCCGAGGTCGCTCAGCCAGTCCGTCGACTACGAGGCCGAGCTCGGCGTCATCGTCGGACTGGCGGCCCGCGACGTGCCGCTCGAGGACGCCCTGGATCACGTCTGGGGGTACACCGTCGTCAACGACATCACGGCCCGCGACATCCAGTTCTCGGAGGCGCAGTGGTCCCGGTGCAAGTCGTTCGACGGTTTCACGCCGACGGGGCCGTTCGTCGTCACCGCCGATGAGATTCCCGATCCGCAGGACCTCCACATCTGGGCCATCGTCGACGGTCAGACCGTCCAGGATGCGTCGACCGGCCAGATGATCCATCCGGTCGCCAAGCTCGTGTCCTACCTCTCCCGGTCGGCGACCCTGCTCCCCGGGACGCTGATCTCCACCGGCAGCCCCGGCGGCGCCGGGTACTCGCGGGATCCGCAGATCTTCTTGCGCGACCGGTCGACGGTCACGGTCGGCATTGACGGCATCGGCGAGCTCACGACGTTCTGTCGCATCACCGATTGAACGAATGACGAAGGCCCGGACGCGATCGCGTCCGGGCCTTCGTCATGGCGTGTGGCTCAGTAGCCCGACTGCTCCAGCAGTTCCTGACACGACATCGTGATGCCCTGCACGGTCACGGTTCCCGACGGGTCGTCGAGGCAGGCGTTCACCTGCGTGATGAGGTCGCCGCCACCGGCTGCCTGGAACGCTGCGACAGCGAGCACGATGATGAGGATCGTGATGAGGATCAGCACGACGCTGACGATGATCGCGGCGAGCGCGAAACCGTTCTTGCGCCCGGCCTTGCGGCTCTGGACGAGGGCGACGATGCCGAGGATGAGGCCGATCAGCTGGGTGCCGGGCACGATCGCGAGGATCAGTGCGACGATGCCGAGCGTCTTGCCGGGGGCCGGCGCGTCCGCTGCCGGCTGTCCGCCGGAGTACTGCGGGGCGTTGGGGTAGGCGGCAGACTCGTAGGCGGGAGCTGCCGGCGGAGTGTGCTGCGGGTTCGGCTGCTGGGGATCGGTCATGTCATGTCCTTCTGGTCGCTGATCGGCCGAGATACCCCCCGACGCTATCGGCCTTCGGGTCTCTCAGACAAGAAGCGGTCAGTTTCCGTCGACATCTCCTGTTGCTGTGATAACGGGGATCGCGCGCGTAGAGGCCTCCAGGCCCGACAGTCTCGCCGGCGAGAGCTGTTTGTCGACGTCGTCGCGCGACATCAGCCCGGCCTCCACCACGAGGTCGCCCACGTTCCGTCCGGTCAACAGCGCCGTCTTGGCGAGAGCGGCGGCCGCGGCGTACCCGATGAACGGCGTGAGCGCCGTGATCACCCCGACCGAGGAGCCGACCATCGTGCCCAGCCGCTCGCGGTTCGCGGTGATGCCGTCGACGCAGTTCACCCGGAGCGTCCGCATGCCACGCCGCATCCAGGTGATCGATTGGAAGATCGAGTGCGCGATCACGGGTTCGAAGGCGTTCAGCTGCAGCTGGCCTCCTTCGACGGCCATGGTCACGGTGAGGTCGGCGCCGGCGACGGCGAAGGCGACCTGATTGACCACCTCGGGGATCACCGGGTTCACCTTGCCGGGCATGATGCTCGACCCCGCCTGACGCGGGGGGAGGTTGATCTCGCCGAATCCCGCCTGCGGGCCGCTCGAGAGCAAGCGCAGATCGTTGCTGATCTTCGACAGTTTGATGGCGTTGCGCTTGAGGGAGGAGGAGAACGACATGAAGGCGCCGGTGTCGCTCGTGGATTCCACGAGGTCCTCGGCCAGCTCGAGATCGAGCCCGCTGATCTCCCGCAGGTGGCGGAGGACGGCGGGCGCATAATCCGGGTGCGTCGTGATCCCGGTGCCGATCGCCGTCGCTCCCATGTTGATCTCGTAAAGGAGGTAGGCGTTCTCCTTCAGACGGTGGTAGTCCTCGCCCAGGGTGGTCGCGAACCCGTGGAACTCCTGCCCGAGGGTCATCGGAACGGCATCCTGGAGCTGGGTCCGGCCCACCTTCAGGATGTCGTGGAACTCGCCGGCTTTGGCGAGGAAGGCCCGGCGCAGCAGGTCGAGCTCCTCGAGGAGCGACTGCAGGTCGAGGCCGAGGCCGACCTTGATGGCGGTCGGATAGACGTCATTGGTCGACTGGCTGCGGTTGGTGTGGTCGATCGGCGAGAGGTAGGCGTAGTCGCCCTTGTCACGGCCGGCCATCTCGAGCGCGATATTGGTGATGACCTCGTTCGCGTTCATGTTCGTCGAGGTGCCCGCGCCGCCCTGGATGACGCCGACCACGAACTGATCGTGGAACTCGCCGTCGATGACGCGCTGGGCGGCCTGATCGATGAGGTCGGCTCGCGAGCCTTCGAGGACCCCGATCTCCTTGTTCGCCCGAGCCGAGGCCTGCTTGACCATCGCCAGGGCGACGACGAGGTCTCGGTAGACCGAGATCGGTCGCATCGAGATGGGGAAGTTCTCCAGTGCCCGCGCAGTGTGGATGCCCCAATAGGCGTCGGCGGGGATCTCGAGACTCCCCAGGGAGTCGGTTTCGGTGCGCGTCGTTGCGTCCAGTGCCATGTGTGGTGTCCTTGTGGGTCTCACAGCGTGAAAGGGATGCCACGAGCCTAGCCGCCGACCTCGATCCGGGCGGCGGGGGTGCGCGTGTCGCCAGCTGCTCGTCGGTGCGGGTCAGCGCGAAGGTTTGCGCGAGAACGCCTCGAGGCGCTCCTGCGCCGTCAGCTCCGCCATCCGAGCCGTCCATTCCGGCGTGAAGTGCTCGGCGGTCTCGGCCTCGACGACCGGGACCACCGCGTGCGTGATCGTGTCGGGGTACACGTGGACGAGGTGGAACGACTGCCCGGCATCCATCCCGTTCACCGCCGTCGCGGGTCGTTGCAGGTTCATCGTGTAGCAGGTGGCCGACGCGACGTTCACGGGGACACCGGCGAACGTGCCGCTCGTGGAGTAGTGGAGATGACCAGCGAGGATGCCGCGCACATCGGTGTCCGCGATGACGTCGGCGAGCTCATGCTGGCGCTGCAATTCCAGGATGTCGAAGAACGGGATGTGCGTGGGCAGCGGCGGGTGGTGAAGCGCCAGGATCGTCCCGAGCGGGGCAGGCTGGGCGAGGATGCCGCGCAGCCAGTCCAGCTGGTCGGGGCCGAGCTCGCCGTGGTGCCAGCCGGGGACGGTGGAGTCGAGGGCGACCAGGCGCAGCCCGCCCAGGTCCCACACGCCGGTGATCGGCTCCTCGGTGCCGACGATGTCGAAGAGCCCCTCCCGCATCGCCGGCCGCTCGTCGTGATTGCCGGCGACCCACACCACGGGCGCGCCGAGGCGGGCGGCGACCGGCTCGACGAGTTCGCGCAGGCGCCGGTACGCGGCCGGCTCGCCGAGGTCGGTGAGGTCGCCGGTGATGACGATCGCGTCGGGGCGGATGCCGGTGCGCTCGACCGCGGCGAGCGCGGCCGCCGCCCCGGCGGTGGAGTCGTACCGGCCGCCGAGGGGGACGTCACCGGCGAGGAGATGGGTGTCGCTCAGGTGGACAATCGTCCGGAGTGCGGGCGCGTGCTGGCCGAAGGTGACGGGCTGCATGCCGCCCAGCCTACGGAGCGCTACCGACGGTGTCGCACCCCGGATCGTCCCGGGCTCAGCGTGCTCGGTTCAGTGGTTGAAGACGATGAGCAGGAGACCGCCGAGGACCGCGAGCCCGCAGACGGTGAACGAGGCGCACGCGGCGACGAAGGCGACACGCTTCTGCGCCGCGGTGAGCGGACTCTTCCGCGCGGCCTTCGCGGCGGCTTTCGCCGCCCGCTTGCGGTCCTTATCGGTGATGACCGTCAGGGCATCGGTGAACTCAGCCGGCGCGACGACGGGCGCCTTGCCGGCGCGCACGAGCAGCCGGACGCCGATCGCGTAGAAGGTGACCACCAGCGAGGCGGCCAGCATTGCGGCGATGAACACCTGCAGGAAGGCGAACCAATCGATCGCGACGTTCATCGTCCCTCCTCCGAGCTCTCGTCACGACGCGCGGTCGACGCGGACCGCGCTTCGGCGCGCTCCGCGCGGAGCTGCCGACGGGTGGGCGGCGGATTGCGCTTGACCTTGACCGCTCGCCCCGAGTGCGCCACCTCGCTCATCGCGTTCGAGTGCGTGACCTCGTTGCGGCGCGAGCGGAGGAAGATGCCGAGGATGATCGCGACGGCGATCACCGCACCGACCAGCACGCCCACGAGCTGCCCCAGCCAGACGACGATGAGTGCCGCGAGGGCTCCGACCGTGCCGGCCGCCGGGAGCGTGAGGACCCAGCCGATCATGATGCGACCGACCGTCCCCCAACGCACCTTCGAACCGCGGCGGCCGAGCCCGGACCCGATGACGGATCCGGATGCGACCTGGGTGGTCGACAGGGCGAAACCGAGGGCGCTCGAGGCGAGGATCGTCGACGCCGTCGACGCCTCCGCCGAGAAGCCCTGGGCCGGCTTGACGTCGGTGAGTCCCTTGCCGAGGGTGCGGATGATGCGCCACCCTCCCATGTAGGTGCCGAGGGCGATCGTCACACCGCAGGCGATGATCACCCACAGCTCCGGCTCGTGGTGCGCGGCGGACTGCCATCCGACGGTGATCATCGCGAGGGTGATGACACCCATCGTCTTCTGGGCGTCGTTGGTGCCGTGGGCGAGCGCGACGAGCGACGAGGTGAAGATCTGCCCCCACCGGAATCCGTCTCGCCCGTCAGGCTTCGAGTCGTATCGCCGGGTGACGGCGTAGGCGACCTTCGTCACGGTGAAGGCGATGATGCCCGCCGTCAGCGGGGCGATGAGCGCGGGCAGCACGACCTTGGAGAGGACGACGCCGAAGTCGATGGCGGAGACGCTGGCACCGACCAGGGTGGCACCGATCAGGCCGCCGAACAGCGCGTGCGACGAGCTGGAGGGAAGACCCAGGAGCCAGGTCAGCATGTTCCAGGTGATCGCGCCGATCAGGCCGGCGAAGATGATGGCCGGAAAGATCTCGACCGATATCTGGTCTTCCCGGACGATTCCGCCCGAGATGGTCTTGGCGACCTCGGTGGACAAGAACGCGCCCACCAGGTTGAGCACGGCTGCCAGGAGCACGGCGACCTTGGGCCGCAACGCGCCGGTGGCGATGGGAGTCGCCATGGCGTTGGCCGTGTCATGGAAGCCGTTGGTGAAGTCGAAGAAGAGCGCCAGGGCGATGACCAGGACGACGATGAGGGCTGCGGTTTCCACAGTTCGCTTTCCGTCGGGGGCGGGGGAACGGGTGCCGCGGCGATCGGCGTTGCGAACGAAAAGTTCACCCTGGCGTCACCTGTCGTTCAACCGGGCCTGAGAAATCCTCGCACACGACGCCTGTACGCATAACCCGTTCCCGCCATCGACGGGTCGGTTAGCGTGGACCGGTGACCACCGACGCACTGCAGCCCCCCGTCGCCGACGCCCGTCCGATCATCCGCACCCACCACGGCGACGCGGTCGAGGACCGCTACGAGTGGCTCCGCGCGAAGGAGGATGCCGACGTGCTGGCGCACCTGACCGCGGAGAACTCGTTCACCGAGGCGCGCACGGCCCATCTCGAGCCGCTCCGCGAGCGGATCTTCGAGGAGATCAAGGGCCGCACGCTCGAGACGGACCTCTCGGTCCCCTCGCGACGCGGCGACTGGTGGTACTACGCCCGCACCGTGGAGGGCCGCCAGTATGGCATCCACTGCCGCGCACCGATCGCCGATCCCTCCGACTGGACGCCGCCCCTGCTCTCCCCGGATTCCGACGTCCCCGGCGAGCAGGTGCTCCTGGACGGGAACGTCGAGGCCGACGGTCACGAGTTCTTCTCACTCGGGAGCCTCGACATCTCGAACGACGGGACCCGGATGCTCTACGGCGTCGACACCGCTGGCGACGAGAGGTACACGCTGCGCATCCGCGACCTGGTGGCCGGCGCCGACTTCGGCGACGTCATCGAAGGCACCTTCTCGGGCGCGGTCTTCTCCCCCGACGGCCGTCACGTCGTCTACACCACGGTCGACGACGCCTGGCGGCCCGACACGGTGTGGCTGCACGAGGTGGGCACGGATGCCGCGTCGGACCGGAAGCTCTTCACCGAACCCGACGAGCGGTACTGGGTCGGCGCCGGATTCACGCGCAGCGACAAGTACCTCGTCATCGGCGTGGGCTCATCGATCACCTCGGAGGAGTTCCTGGTCGACGCGGACGACCTGACGGCCGAGCCGCGCGCGGTGTGGCCGCGCCGCGAGGGAGTCGAGTACTCGCTCACCCACGCCGTCGTGGGAGGCGAGGACGTGCTGTACATCCTCCACAACGACGGTGCACTCGATTTCGAGCTGGTGCGCGTCGCGGCATCCGATCCGATGGGCGAGCGGCACGTCGTCGTACCGCACGAGCCGGGTCGGCGTCTGCTGGACGTCTCGGCCTACCGCGACTGGGCGATCACCGAGTACCGCCGCGACGGCCTCGCTCGCGTCGGCATCCTCGACTACGCCACGGACGCGGTCCGCGAGATCGGCTTCGACGAGGAGCTGTACGCCGTCGGCGCCTCCGGCTCGGCGGAGTGGGCGCCGCCGGTGATCCGCCTGGGCTTCGCGTCGTTCGTCACTCCCAGCACCGTCTTCGACTACGACGTGGAGCGCGCACAGCTCCTCCTCCGCAAGCAGCAGCCGGTCCTCGGCGGGTACGACGCGACGGAGTACGGGCAGGAGCGCGTCTGGGCCACCGCCGCAGACGGCACCCGCATCCCGGTGTCCCTGGTGTGGAAGCGGAGCCACGGCCACCCGGGCGACGCTCCGCGCCCGCTGCACCTGTACGGGTACGGATCGTACGAGCACTCGATCGAGCCCGGGTTCTCCGTGGCACGACTGTCGCTGCTGGACCGCGGCGTCATCTTCGCGATCGCGCATGTGCGCGGCGGCGGCGAGATGGGGCGTCAGTGGTACGAGGACGGCAAGCTGCTCGCCAAGCGCAACACCTTCACCGATTTCGTCGACGTCGCTCGGCACCTCGTCGATCAGGGCTACACGCAGCCCGACCGCCTCGTCGCCGAGGGCGGCTCGGCCGGCGGTCTGCTCATGGGTGCCGTCGCGAACCTCGCCCCGGAGCTGTTCGCCGGAATCGTCGCGGGCGTGCCGTTCGTCGACGCCCTGACGACGATCCTCGACCCCTCCCTCCCCCTCACGGTCATCGAGTGGGACGAGTGGGGCGACCCGCTCCACAACCCCGACGTGTACGCCTACATGAAGTCGTACTCGCCGTACGAGAACGTCCGAGAGGGTGTCACGTACCCGCGGATCCTCGCGGTCACCTCCCTCAACGACACCCGCGTCTTCTACGTCGAGCCGGCGAAGTGGGTGGCGAGGCTTCGCGAGGTCGGAGCGGACGCCCTGTTGAAGTGCGAGATGGTCGCCGGCCACGGCGGCGTGAGCGGCCGGTACAACTCGTGGCGGGAACGCGCGTTCGAGCTGGCGTGGATCCTCGACGTCGTCGGGGCGGCCGAGCTCACTTCCTGACAGGGCACCAGACCGAACGGCCGCGCGCGGACGGCGGACTTTCCGCCTTCGCCGACGGCTCGGTACGATCAGCGCATGCCCGCTGCGGATCGCTTCCATGCCTCTGTGCGTATCGACGTTGATCTCACCTGCGCGCACCCCGATGAGCTGATCGACGGGCTCTCGGATGAGCAGCGGATGGGGAGCGCCGGCCTGGACGGCGAGGAGGCTCTCCTGTCCCTGATCGACGTGGTGATCGCGCCCGGAGCGCGCCACCTCGCTCGCATCGAGGCCGTCGACGCGTCCATCGTCGCATCCGAGTGGCGGGACGGGGAGGGCTCGGTGCCGGCGGGCACGAGCGACGAGACGAGGGTCGCCCAGGCGGGTTCCCGGCTGTCGGGAATCGACTGGGCGCTGGACGAGCTTTTCGCGGAGGGCGCCTCTCCCGCCGAAGGTGCCCGCGACCTGCGCCAGCGGTCGGTCCTGAAGGGCCTCATCTGGAACGCATCGGTCGTCATCGTCGACTGCCTGTTCGAGGACATCGTCTCTCTCGCCACCCACGGGTCGGATCGCTCCCACTGGAGGGATACGCACGTGATCTCCCAGTTGCCCCCGCAGTTCGCGAAGTACTACGACCGCAGCTTCGCGCAGAAGTTCCTCGCCGCCACGATCGAGGTGACGTCGCGACTGACCGCCTCGCCTGTCTATCCGCAGACGGTGGCTCACGAGCTCGCACTGAAGATCGTGCTGGATGAGGCAGAGCGCAACGCCGACCGCCTCGCGGGCTCCGTGCCGGAGGGATGGCGAGAGCACCTGGATGCCGTGCTCTTCCAGGATCTCGACATCGACTCCCTCTACGTCCCCTCGCCCGATGACGAGGATGCCGCGTCGGCCGTCCCACCGATGGATTTTGCGAGCTGGTTCATCCCGTACTCCCACGCCACCGAGTCGGTCCCTTACGCGAACGATGAGGCGAAGGAGCCGGCAGGCCGATGACCACGTGGGGCGAGTTCCCAGGATCGGGAGAGGTCGCCCTTCTACGATGGGAATCCCCAGGGGGAGTACTCCGGCACGGTCGGCTCGTCACTACGGATGCATCGCATCCCGGGCCATCGGTTCCGCACCGCGGAATGGAGGAGACTCTGGCGTCCTTCGCTCACGCCATCCTCCAGGAGACCTCCCGGTGAACGTCACCCCCCTCGTGTGGACCATCACGATCGCCGTCACGATCGCCTTCTTCGTCTACGAGTTCTTCGCCCACGTCCGCAAGCCGCATGAGCCGACGATCGGCGAGTCCGCCCGTTGGTCGGCCTTTTACATCGGTCTCGCGCTGCTGTTCGGCGTCGGCATCGGTGTCGTGGCCGACTGGCGTTACGGCGGGGAGTATTTCGCGGGGTATCTGACCGAGAAGGCACTGTCGATCGACAACCTCTTCGTGTTCCTCATCGTGATGGCGGGCTTCGCGGTGCCGAAGATCTACCAGCAGAAGGTGCTGATGATCGGGATCGTGATCGCGCTGATCCTGCGCGGCGGGTTCATCGCGGTCGGTGCGGCACTGATCGAGAACTTCTCGTGGATCTTCTACATCTTCGGTGCGCTCCTGCTGTTCCTCGCGTACCGCCAGGCCTTCAGCAGTCACGAGAGCGACCCCTCCAAGGGACGGTTTATGACATTCGTGCGCCGCCACCTCGCGGTCACGGACGAGTACCACGAAGACAAGCTCACCGTCCGCAAGAACGGCAAGCGGTTCGTCACCCCGATGCTCCTGACGATCGTCGCGATCGGCTTCGTCGACCTCATCTTCGCGGTCGACTCCATCCCCGCCATCTACGGCCTGACGGAGGAGGCGTACATCGTCTTCACCGCCAACGCCTTCGCGCTCATGGGTCTGCGCCAGCTGTTCTTCCTCATCGGCGGCCTCCTCGAGCGTCTCGTGTACCTCGCGCAGGGGCTCGCCGTGATCCTCGCCTTCATCGGCGTCAAGCTCGTGCTTCACGCGATGCACGTCAACGAACTGCCGTTCATCAACGGCGGCGAGCCGATGCTGTGGGCACCCGAGATCCCGATCTGGTTCTCGCTCCTGTTCATCGCTGCGACCATCGCCGTCGCCACCGTCGCGAGCCTCATCAAGACGCGTCGCGACCCGGGCAAGGCGGACCGCGACGAGGTGCGCGGCGAGCAGGTGACAGCGGCGAAGGATGCCGACACCGAGCGCTCCGGCGAGTCTCGCCGCTGACCGGTGGACGACAGACCCGGCCGCATCACTGCGGCATCCTCGCTCTCACTCCCCCGACTCGACAACCGTAGGGAGCGCACGCGATGAGCGGCGATCTCATCCTCAACATCGCCCTCGTCGTGGTGTTCGTCCTCGTCGGCGGCGTCTTCGCCGCGACCGAGATGGCGCTCGTGACGCTGCGCGAAAGCCAGGTGAGCGCGATCGCCGCGAGGGGGAAGCGTGGGGAGAAGGTCGCGGGGCTGGCCCGAAACCCCAACACCTTCCTCTCCGCCGTCCAGATCGGTGTGACGGTCGCCGGATTCGCCTCCGCCGCGTACGGTGCGACCTCCATCGCGCCGTCGGTGGCGCCGCTGTTCGAGGGCTGGGGCGTGGAGTCCTCGCTCGCGCTGACGCTCGCCACCGTCCTGCTGACGCTCGTCATCGCCTACCTGTCGCTCGTCCTCGGCGAGTTGGTCCCCAAGCGGCTCGCGATCCAGCGCAACGCGCAGTTCGCTTACGCCGTCGCGCCGGTGCTGAACGGCTTCGCCACCCTCATGCGGCCCGTCATCTGGCTGCTGTCGGTCTCGACGAACGCCCTGGTGCGTCTGCTGGGCGGCGATCCCGACAAGACGGGCGAGGAGATGACCGACGAGGAGGTGCGCGACATCGTCGCGAGCCACGAGGGTCTCCCCGAGGACGAGCGGAAGATCCTCGACGATGTGCTTTCGCTCCGGGGCCGGCAGATCAGCGAGGTGATGCGGCCGCGGCCGGAGGTCACCGCCCTCGACGAGTCGGCGACCATCGCGGAAG contains:
- a CDS encoding phosphodiesterase gives rise to the protein MQPVTFGQHAPALRTIVHLSDTHLLAGDVPLGGRYDSTAGAAAALAAVERTGIRPDAIVITGDLTDLGEPAAYRRLRELVEPVAARLGAPVVWVAGNHDERPAMREGLFDIVGTEEPITGVWDLGGLRLVALDSTVPGWHHGELGPDQLDWLRGILAQPAPLGTILALHHPPLPTHIPFFDILELQRQHELADVIADTDVRGILAGHLHYSTSGTFAGVPVNVASATCYTMNLQRPATAVNGMDAGQSFHLVHVYPDTITHAVVPVVEAETAEHFTPEWTARMAELTAQERLEAFSRKPSR
- a CDS encoding S9 family peptidase, with translation MQPPVADARPIIRTHHGDAVEDRYEWLRAKEDADVLAHLTAENSFTEARTAHLEPLRERIFEEIKGRTLETDLSVPSRRGDWWYYARTVEGRQYGIHCRAPIADPSDWTPPLLSPDSDVPGEQVLLDGNVEADGHEFFSLGSLDISNDGTRMLYGVDTAGDERYTLRIRDLVAGADFGDVIEGTFSGAVFSPDGRHVVYTTVDDAWRPDTVWLHEVGTDAASDRKLFTEPDERYWVGAGFTRSDKYLVIGVGSSITSEEFLVDADDLTAEPRAVWPRREGVEYSLTHAVVGGEDVLYILHNDGALDFELVRVAASDPMGERHVVVPHEPGRRLLDVSAYRDWAITEYRRDGLARVGILDYATDAVREIGFDEELYAVGASGSAEWAPPVIRLGFASFVTPSTVFDYDVERAQLLLRKQQPVLGGYDATEYGQERVWATAADGTRIPVSLVWKRSHGHPGDAPRPLHLYGYGSYEHSIEPGFSVARLSLLDRGVIFAIAHVRGGGEMGRQWYEDGKLLAKRNTFTDFVDVARHLVDQGYTQPDRLVAEGGSAGGLLMGAVANLAPELFAGIVAGVPFVDALTTILDPSLPLTVIEWDEWGDPLHNPDVYAYMKSYSPYENVREGVTYPRILAVTSLNDTRVFYVEPAKWVARLREVGADALLKCEMVAGHGGVSGRYNSWRERAFELAWILDVVGAAELTS
- a CDS encoding inorganic phosphate transporter; this translates as METAALIVVLVIALALFFDFTNGFHDTANAMATPIATGALRPKVAVLLAAVLNLVGAFLSTEVAKTISGGIVREDQISVEIFPAIIFAGLIGAITWNMLTWLLGLPSSSSHALFGGLIGATLVGASVSAIDFGVVLSKVVLPALIAPLTAGIIAFTVTKVAYAVTRRYDSKPDGRDGFRWGQIFTSSLVALAHGTNDAQKTMGVITLAMITVGWQSAAHHEPELWVIIACGVTIALGTYMGGWRIIRTLGKGLTDVKPAQGFSAEASTASTILASSALGFALSTTQVASGSVIGSGLGRRGSKVRWGTVGRIMIGWVLTLPAAGTVGALAALIVVWLGQLVGVLVGAVIAVAIILGIFLRSRRNEVTHSNAMSEVAHSGRAVKVKRNPPPTRRQLRAERAEARSASTARRDESSEEGR
- a CDS encoding TerC/Alx family metal homeostasis membrane protein, which gives rise to MNVTPLVWTITIAVTIAFFVYEFFAHVRKPHEPTIGESARWSAFYIGLALLFGVGIGVVADWRYGGEYFAGYLTEKALSIDNLFVFLIVMAGFAVPKIYQQKVLMIGIVIALILRGGFIAVGAALIENFSWIFYIFGALLLFLAYRQAFSSHESDPSKGRFMTFVRRHLAVTDEYHEDKLTVRKNGKRFVTPMLLTIVAIGFVDLIFAVDSIPAIYGLTEEAYIVFTANAFALMGLRQLFFLIGGLLERLVYLAQGLAVILAFIGVKLVLHAMHVNELPFINGGEPMLWAPEIPIWFSLLFIAATIAVATVASLIKTRRDPGKADRDEVRGEQVTAAKDADTERSGESRR
- a CDS encoding peptidase, whose translation is MNVAIDWFAFLQVFIAAMLAASLVVTFYAIGVRLLVRAGKAPVVAPAEFTDALTVITDKDRKRAAKAAAKAARKSPLTAAQKRVAFVAACASFTVCGLAVLGGLLLIVFNH